One Sphingomonas endolithica DNA segment encodes these proteins:
- a CDS encoding TonB-dependent receptor domain-containing protein has product MKKIALGASCAIAALIAAQASAQTAAPAPAQSESVPGIEASTQADASSEPAQQDIVVVGSQIKGSSVSAALPVTVIDANQIDATGAVSGDDLFRSIPQAGDVTFNESNNAQTSNAARGDVNSINLRNLGIGNTLVLLNGRRLVQHPTSQAGDGNVPVLGYNSNALPVAGIERLEILRDGAAAIYGADAVAGVVNTVTKSNYDGGQIDFRYGGAEGTHRREFQATGLLGTDFAEGRGNVSLYLDYTRRTAQLAEDQDYTASDNLLQYFANDPRFAGNLTADGRATQSPWANFAIVGGPGTIRRGNTAVTSSAGAFHTQSILNPGCIQTLNADTCLGTGARATGTTLRSERFDTRLGTTVTPRINRYNTFLSAHYDVSDSFTLYTELGYYRADTTRIQPPTINLNSIVVPTTNYWNPFGATTINGVANPNRIAGLTNVPAAGLPVRLSTYRFVDVGKQVVKVDNWQSRFLAGARGKLAGFDFDTALLYSEAQATDRSNAIDMTKLQANLALSTPDAYNPFSGGCSATPSLNDCSPASQATIDSFTFDLVRRSKTTLGLADFKLSKADLFSLPGGDLGIAFGIEGRRETQQDIRSDNVNGTNQFVDSVTGERNLSNTAAVSPTPSTSGRRTVFSAFGELAVPVISPEMNIPGIRRIEVQLAGRYEHYSDFGSIAKPKIAAAWDVIDGFRFRGSYSKGFRAPNLEQTNTVQYSRLGSNTDFVRCEADLRAGRITSFGACGRATSYSISVSGNPDLKPEKSTNYTFGVVVQPNFIDPAFGRLTLTADYWSIHQTGIVGQFGPQNALILDYLLRQGGSSNPNVVRAAVTADDTPVFAGTGLNPAGAVTQINDQFTNLLPQTVTGLDLALLYNVRTGIGKFDVALNAAHLIKFSRDTPSAVQALFDARAAGQINTATPLTDASDLIEQRGRPKWRLSGSLTWSLEGFQIGSFVNYTADVQDTSFLDVNGRPYTVEGQATVNLYAQYRFKGGVLDDTRFRIGARNLFDKDPPITADGYLGSLYVPYGRYLYASVSKRF; this is encoded by the coding sequence ATGAAGAAAATTGCACTGGGCGCAAGCTGCGCCATAGCGGCCCTGATCGCCGCTCAAGCTTCGGCACAGACCGCAGCGCCTGCACCGGCACAGAGTGAGAGTGTGCCGGGGATCGAGGCATCGACCCAAGCCGATGCCAGCAGCGAGCCGGCCCAACAGGACATTGTTGTGGTCGGATCACAGATCAAGGGCAGCAGCGTATCTGCGGCGCTCCCGGTCACGGTGATCGACGCCAACCAGATCGACGCGACCGGCGCAGTATCGGGCGACGACCTGTTCCGCTCGATCCCGCAAGCAGGAGACGTGACATTTAACGAATCCAACAACGCGCAAACCTCAAACGCCGCGCGAGGTGACGTCAACTCGATCAATCTCCGCAATCTCGGCATCGGCAACACGCTGGTGCTTTTGAACGGCCGCCGGCTCGTACAGCATCCGACATCTCAGGCAGGCGACGGCAATGTGCCGGTACTCGGGTACAACAGCAACGCCTTGCCTGTTGCAGGCATCGAGCGGCTCGAGATCCTGCGTGACGGGGCGGCCGCTATTTATGGCGCCGACGCTGTGGCAGGCGTGGTCAACACCGTCACTAAATCCAATTACGACGGCGGGCAGATCGACTTCCGCTATGGCGGCGCGGAAGGCACGCATCGCCGCGAATTTCAGGCGACCGGTCTGCTCGGCACCGACTTCGCTGAAGGGCGCGGCAACGTCTCCCTATACCTGGATTATACGCGCCGCACCGCGCAGCTCGCCGAGGACCAGGATTACACCGCCAGCGACAATCTGCTGCAATACTTTGCCAACGATCCGCGCTTCGCCGGTAACCTCACCGCGGATGGCCGTGCGACACAAAGCCCGTGGGCCAATTTCGCGATTGTCGGCGGACCCGGCACGATCCGCCGGGGCAACACCGCCGTGACCTCTTCGGCCGGCGCGTTCCATACCCAGTCGATCCTCAACCCCGGCTGCATACAGACGTTAAACGCCGACACCTGCCTTGGGACAGGGGCGCGCGCAACCGGGACGACGTTGCGGTCGGAGCGGTTCGACACGCGGCTGGGGACCACAGTCACTCCGCGCATCAACCGTTACAACACTTTCCTGTCCGCCCATTACGATGTGTCGGACAGCTTCACGCTCTACACCGAATTGGGTTACTACCGGGCCGACACAACGCGTATCCAGCCGCCGACGATCAATCTAAACAGCATTGTCGTGCCCACGACCAACTACTGGAACCCGTTCGGTGCGACGACGATCAACGGCGTCGCCAACCCCAACCGGATCGCTGGCCTGACCAACGTTCCCGCCGCTGGTCTGCCCGTACGTCTCTCTACCTACCGCTTCGTCGATGTCGGCAAGCAGGTGGTGAAGGTCGATAACTGGCAGTCCCGCTTCCTCGCCGGTGCGCGGGGCAAGCTAGCCGGGTTCGATTTCGACACTGCCCTACTTTATTCCGAAGCGCAGGCGACCGACCGTTCGAACGCGATCGACATGACCAAACTACAGGCCAATCTGGCGCTGTCGACGCCCGATGCCTACAACCCGTTCAGTGGCGGCTGTTCGGCGACGCCAAGCTTGAACGACTGCTCGCCGGCCTCTCAGGCGACGATCGACTCGTTCACCTTTGATCTCGTGCGCCGTTCGAAGACCACGCTGGGTCTCGCTGATTTCAAGCTGTCCAAGGCTGATCTTTTTTCGCTACCCGGCGGCGATCTTGGCATCGCCTTCGGCATCGAGGGTCGACGCGAGACGCAGCAGGACATCCGCAGCGACAACGTCAACGGCACCAATCAGTTCGTTGACAGCGTGACCGGAGAGCGCAATCTGTCGAACACCGCAGCGGTAAGCCCGACGCCCTCTACCAGTGGCCGGCGTACCGTGTTCTCAGCCTTCGGCGAGCTTGCCGTGCCGGTAATCTCGCCCGAAATGAACATCCCCGGGATCCGCCGGATCGAGGTGCAGCTTGCCGGGCGCTACGAGCATTACAGTGATTTCGGCTCGATCGCGAAGCCCAAGATCGCCGCAGCATGGGATGTGATCGATGGCTTCCGCTTCCGCGGATCCTACTCGAAAGGCTTCCGCGCGCCGAACCTCGAACAGACCAACACGGTGCAATATTCGCGCTTGGGCTCGAATACCGATTTCGTTCGCTGCGAGGCCGATCTGCGCGCTGGGCGGATCACCAGCTTCGGCGCGTGCGGGCGTGCGACAAGTTACTCGATCTCCGTTTCAGGGAATCCTGACCTAAAACCGGAAAAGAGCACGAACTATACGTTCGGTGTCGTCGTGCAGCCAAACTTCATCGATCCCGCCTTTGGTCGCCTGACGCTGACCGCGGATTACTGGTCGATCCACCAAACCGGTATCGTCGGGCAGTTCGGGCCTCAGAACGCGCTGATCCTAGACTACCTGCTACGCCAGGGCGGATCGTCAAACCCCAACGTGGTGCGCGCCGCGGTTACGGCCGACGACACGCCGGTCTTTGCCGGCACGGGCCTCAATCCGGCGGGTGCCGTGACGCAGATCAACGACCAGTTCACCAACCTGCTGCCGCAGACCGTGACCGGGCTCGATCTCGCGCTGCTCTACAACGTGCGGACCGGCATCGGTAAGTTTGATGTGGCGCTGAACGCCGCGCACCTCATCAAGTTCAGCCGTGATACCCCGTCCGCAGTCCAAGCCTTGTTCGACGCGCGTGCTGCCGGGCAGATCAACACCGCGACACCACTGACTGACGCCAGCGACCTGATCGAGCAGCGCGGGCGCCCAAAGTGGCGTCTTTCCGGCTCGCTCACCTGGAGTCTCGAAGGCTTCCAGATCGGGAGCTTCGTCAACTACACCGCTGACGTTCAGGACACCTCGTTCCTGGACGTCAATGGCCGGCCTTACACGGTCGAGGGACAGGCTACCGTCAATCTGTATGCGCAATACCGCTTCAAGGGCGGGGTGCTTGACGACACGCGGTTCCGCATCGGCGCGCGCAACCTGTTCGACAAGGACCCGCCGATCACCGCGGATGGCTATCTCGGTTCGCTTTACGTGCCCTATGGCCGCTATCTGTACGCCAGCGTGAGCAAGAGGTTCTAA
- a CDS encoding dicarboxylate/amino acid:cation symporter, translated as MKVTAAPLPPGKPIPLWRHLYVQVLFAIVAGVVLGHFWPTTGEALKPLGDGFIKLVKMVIAPVIFLTVVTGIAGMRELAAVGRVAGKAFAYFLFFSTLALIVGLIVANVVQPGAGMNVDPGTLDAGAIADYAHKAQESTLTGFLMSVIPTTMVSALTDGSILQTLFVAILFGVSLSLVGKPAEPIFELLERLTLVVFRLVGILMKAAPIGAFGAMAFTVGKYGVGTLVNLGALVATFYLTSLIFVLGVLGTVAWLHGFSIFKLIAYLKAELLLVLGTSSSEAALPSLIGKLERAGCDKGVVGLVVPTGYSFNLDGTNIYMTLAALFIAQATGIELSWGQQAALLGVAMLSSKGAAGVTGAGFITLAATLSIVPSVPVAGMALILGVDRFMSECRSLTNFIGNAVATIVVARWEGKLDRTRLDEVLNHRAASDDRPIDEDDAHMTVNPA; from the coding sequence ATGAAGGTCACCGCTGCCCCATTGCCTCCGGGCAAACCAATCCCGCTATGGCGGCATCTGTACGTGCAGGTGCTCTTCGCGATCGTCGCCGGAGTAGTGCTTGGCCATTTCTGGCCTACGACCGGCGAGGCACTAAAGCCGCTCGGCGACGGCTTCATCAAGCTGGTTAAGATGGTCATCGCACCGGTGATCTTCCTGACCGTTGTCACGGGGATCGCCGGGATGCGCGAGCTTGCCGCGGTCGGGCGCGTCGCGGGCAAGGCGTTCGCCTATTTCCTGTTCTTCTCGACGCTCGCGCTGATCGTCGGGCTGATCGTGGCCAATGTCGTGCAGCCTGGCGCAGGGATGAATGTCGATCCGGGGACGCTGGATGCCGGCGCCATCGCTGATTACGCTCACAAAGCTCAGGAGAGCACGCTGACGGGTTTCCTGATGTCGGTAATCCCGACGACGATGGTTTCAGCGCTGACCGACGGATCGATCCTGCAGACCCTGTTCGTTGCGATTCTCTTCGGTGTGTCGCTGAGCTTGGTCGGCAAGCCAGCCGAACCGATATTCGAACTGCTCGAGCGATTGACGCTCGTCGTGTTCCGCCTTGTCGGTATCCTGATGAAGGCGGCGCCGATCGGCGCGTTCGGCGCGATGGCATTCACAGTCGGCAAATACGGCGTCGGTACGCTGGTCAATCTCGGTGCCCTGGTCGCGACCTTTTATCTCACCTCGTTGATCTTCGTGCTTGGCGTGCTCGGCACGGTGGCTTGGTTACATGGTTTCTCTATCTTCAAGCTGATCGCTTACCTAAAGGCTGAACTGCTTTTGGTGCTCGGCACTTCCTCGTCCGAAGCGGCGTTGCCGAGCCTGATCGGAAAGCTCGAGCGAGCGGGCTGCGACAAGGGTGTGGTCGGGCTCGTCGTGCCGACCGGTTATTCGTTCAACCTGGACGGCACAAATATATACATGACGCTCGCCGCCCTGTTCATCGCGCAGGCAACCGGCATCGAACTAAGCTGGGGCCAACAGGCAGCGCTGCTTGGCGTGGCAATGCTATCGTCTAAGGGAGCCGCCGGGGTCACCGGTGCGGGGTTCATTACGCTCGCCGCGACGCTGTCGATCGTGCCCTCGGTCCCGGTCGCGGGCATGGCACTGATCCTCGGCGTAGACCGCTTCATGAGCGAATGTCGCAGCCTCACCAACTTCATCGGCAATGCAGTCGCGACGATCGTCGTCGCGCGCTGGGAAGGCAAACTAGACCGAACGCGCCTCGACGAGGTGCTCAACCACCGCGCCGCTTCTGACGACCGACCAATCGATGAAGACGACGCACACATGACGGTGAACCCGGCCTGA